In Miscanthus floridulus cultivar M001 chromosome 8, ASM1932011v1, whole genome shotgun sequence, the sequence TCTTCGAATCCCATTGCGGATCACTCACTCAGTACGGCATGAAGCATATGAGGGCGTTCGCAAATATATGCAACAGTGGCACGCCTGGCACTTCGATGAAGCAAGCGAGCATCAGTGCTTGTGGCAGCTACAActcggcgagatggagcccattggtccaaggctaCAGCGCTTGATCTTCTGAAGACTCTGGGGAAGCAATGCTTAGAGGACTATTACTGCTTGCTTAGCCTGCTCTGGCCCAACTTTATTATATATGGATGTGTATGTAGGGTTAGTCTTATCTGTGAAGTACTGTAAAAGTTGACCTTTGTGCCTCTGTAATGTACGTACAGCTGTCGTGTATATATTTTGCTAAAAAAAAAGTTGGCGTGTATTATATTGATCGTGTGTTTCTGACTTCTGTATGCAGTATGCTTCGCCAGGTCATAGTAGACGAAAGTTGCTTTAGTTGCTTGCAACTTGCAAGGCAATCCGTTGTAGCAGACTTTACTCCCTCCATTTAAAATTATAATGCATTTAGATGTACACtaatacactatgtctagatgtaTAGTGAAAATAATGTATATAAATAccaaaacattttataatttggagcAGTAGTTCACAATCAGGCCTATAATTTGGAGCGGTAGTTCACAATCAGGCCTCATGGACCATTCGATGTGGGTCACCACCACCCTTCGTTTCAGGTTTGAAGGTGGAATAAGAAAAGGCATTCACATTTTCACACTTGCAGGAGTGACACGCTGCAAGTTGCAATTACATCGGGTAGACTCCTTCCCCAACGCATGTCCCTCAACCCCAATCGTCGCAGCCCGATAACTCGCTACACCGATCCGGGGCTATTCAGGTGTAACCATAACTCGCTACACCGATCCGGGCCTGTTCAGGTGTAACATGAGTGGTTACATGACAACCTATCACGGGTACAGAGATTAGAGCATAAGATATATAAGCATCAGACAAGATCAATACATACTCACGAAGCATACATGTGTTTGGTCAAGGGCTCCGTAACTCAtgcatgtgtgtatatatagagaGACAGAGAGCCACAACTGTTGGCTTAGGTTGTTTCATTCATGTCTAACGATGTAACTTTAACATTGTTTGAAGCACACTATGGCCACCTGCAACAACCGAGTTAATACGTATATAAGCCTACAACAGTACATCAACAGCATCAACACGCCTAGCGACAATAACGTAAAGGGATTCGAATTTCTCACAGCACCACACAATTCCTTAAACCTCAACTCTGAACAAATCAGTAGATCACACATAATTACCGAAAATCTCAGCAGCAGACCAGCAGCAGCTCTTATTCCAATTAGTGACCCTCAGACTTAGGTGGCATGCTGCGGACGTTCTTGAGCAGGTCCTGAATCTTGGATAGCATCATCGTCTGCGCAGAGTCCCCTCCAGCACCGCTGCTGCTGCCCACACCCACGGCTGGCCTCTGGTTGTCCTGCAGCTTGATCTTCTCAAAAAGGGACTGCTTCTCTGCCTCCGCCTCCTCCAGGCGCCACTTCAGGTACATGCTGGCGTAGTCCTGGTCGGCTGTCTTGGATTTGGTGAGCGCGATGCTCTGCAGCCGCTCCGCCTCCTGCCGGGCCTCGTTCGCCTTCAGCTGGAACATCTCCGCTTCCGCCTGCTTCAGCCGCACGATGCTCTCCAGCTCCTCCACCTGCTGCTTCTTGCGCAGACGTGCCGCCTTCAGCTCCTGGGCTTCCCTAACCTTCTCCTCCAGCTCTCGGTCACAGGCCTCTACGGCAAGACGGGCCTTCTTGTAAAGTCGCATCTTCTCTTCAGCGACGAGCTCCATCTTTCTCACAGCCTCTTGGACTACCTCTGCTATGCGGTTGCAGGCTTCCTGGGGTGTGATCAGATGCCCAACATCTTCATTTTCGGAGATCTTGGAGGAGTCCATCTCAAGCTCTGTGTAAATATATGTCCATAGTACATCAACCAATCAATTGTCAGTACACGAccacagaaaaaagaaatataaGTAGTATCTACAACTGCTGTAAAAAAAAGGGTCAGATAACAAGTCATGTTAACCGTAACGTATAAAGAAAAAAGAACATCATCATCCATAAAGAGCTTATCCAAAGCACCCATAGAGCTCAGCCAAACAAAGTCAACATGTGTACTAAGGGAGTACCCAGACCAAAAATTTATGTGATGAATCAGATGAATACAGAGTTACATGTCTAAGGTATACTGATTATGGTTATATTGGGGATATCTAGTTCATTGCTATTGACCTTCAGTCAGGATGAGCAATATCTTCACATCATGACAAAAGCAGAAAAGCTAGGTAGAGTTGAGGAACTGACAGCAGCGAAATTTTGATCCAGTAAAAAATGCTTTTAGTAAAGATTAACAACAAGAAAGTTCAATGTAGAATTGATCTTAGCCAGTTATTAAATTATAAAAGCTATTACATTTAAATATATGAGTTAAGTAGAGGCCTACCTCTAAAATGAATGTTGAATGCAGTAGAAGTTTAGGTGTGACAACAAAAGTTTTTCTCGCTGGCATTTAATCACAAGATAAATGGCACAAGTTCATTTTTATCATAGAGTTAAATGCACTAACGGCCCTCAAACTTGTAAGGGTGTGTCACTTAGGTAatgaactttgaaaatgcatttttgggtccctaaactcGTTAAATGGAGCATCGAAAGGTCCATACTAGCCATGTAGGCGTTCCATGATGATGTGGCATACCAGTGTGACATGTTTTTTTTTACATTTAAACCCTCACCTTTCCTCTTCTGTCACGAACGGATCCTTGCTTCCCTCTTCTCTCACGCAACCCCAGCCCGATGGACACCTCGGCTCACTTCACCTGGCTGCTGCTCATTTGTGTGCCGCTGTTCCACACTTCCACCCCACCAACGGCCAGCACCTCGTCATCCGATTGCACTGAGGTGCTGGTTGTTGGTGGGTCAGAACGGCGACACGCAGACGAGCAGCAGCAAGGAGAGGGGAGCCGCGGTGTCCACCGCGCTAGGGTCAGCGTGAGAGAAGAGGGAAGCAACGATCTATTcgtggaagaagaggaagaggaggggttAAATATAAAAAGCATGCCACGCATGCCACATCAGCATGGAACGCCTACATGGTTGGCATGGAACTGCGGTGCATCATTTAACAAGTTAAGGGATGCAGAAATGCATTCTCAAAGTTCGTGGACCTAAGTGACACACCCTTACAAGTTTGAGGCCcactggtgcatttaactctttatcATATATACAGGCATCTGTCCATACTGCTAAGAATCAGTAGCTTTGCAACACAACTTAAAAAACAAGTCCTAACAGGAACAAATAATAAGTGATTGATTTCTTTTCCCAGTTTTTAGGCCAATTCAATATATTTTCATGTTAACACAGTGAAAATGAATTGACACTGTTCCACTGCCTGGGTTAAGGGGGAGGCTGGATGCGGCAGGATGAACTGCTGAACACTACAACGTAAGGCTCAACAATGACTGGATGAGGCAGCAGAGACCATGGCACAGGGGTATTGACAAATGCAGGGAGGCACCAATGACAGGCACTAAGGATTAGGAACAGGAGCAATACTGGAGAGCAAATGAATGGATGGGACTGGAAGGTAGTATTAGGATCAGGAAGACACAAAACCCATCCagaagttctttcaaaaaaaCTTCACAAACCCATAGATGAAGCTATTTTCCACATATGTGCAAAATTTGATGCGCACAAATTTGATCTGGTTTAAAAATCAAAAGGTTCAAAAATGACAAATTTCAGGTGCATTTGCACTATAGAAAAAATGTCTGAAATGCAAAGGCAAGTGAAATTTGTCATTTCCATATCAGGAAAAAGACTTTATGTTGTAAAGAGTCAATTCAGGTGGGTGGAAAATGAGCTTTAAAAAAAAAAGGTGGGTGGAAAGTGCAGTAGAAAAAGTGATTGAATGAAGTAAAAGAAATTGAAGGCATTTCTTCATACCCAATCCCAGAAGTACCAAATCATGAAGTTGTCTGACTATTTGATATACAAGGGAAAGCAAATAAATAAACAACTGGAATCTAGCAGTACCTGCTGGATAATAAAATAATCTCCAATCCCAAATAAGTCCACTAGGACATCAATTTGGTCTCCATTTCTACACTTTGACTAATAGTAGAAAGTGTTATATATTACGGAAGTACTTATGTTTCATGATAAATGCAGACATGCAGTAACATCAACCTCATGTTACCAATCTATATAACTATTTGCTCAATGATGGCCAAAGctaaaaaaaaagtttgacctTGGACAAAGGTAAATGGACTTATATTTGGGATCGGAAGGAATAAACAATTTTCATAGTCAACAGAATGCCACGAAGCAGTAACTAAGCAGACTTAGAAATTAGTATTAGTAAATGAGAGGAACAGAAACAAAATAAGAAGCTAGCAAGTAACAAGTCAAATGCAAACTTATGTTTCAGCCAGGGAAAATAGACAGAGTGAGTAACTGACCTTGGAGTGCTTGTAGTATCATCCTAGGATTGATGGAATCAGCTGGAGCGTTCCTCAGCCTTTCAATCAGATCTAGACATTTCCTGAACAACACTCTCCCTTTTGCATCCTCACTTAAACGGAATATCTTACAAACAAACTCAAGCTCACGTAACAAAGCATCCCTATCCCAACCAGGAGCACATTGTTGGAAGACATCCTTAACCCAACCCAGCAGCTCTGAGGTCCTCTGGCAAGCTCGGCACCTAAAAAGCATTTCAGCATGACCAATGCTGCTTTTCACTGATTGTCCCATTCCTATCTGGCCATTGTGAATTGCACAATCTGTATGTGTCCAGTGAGAGCAGAAATCACAACCAATCCAACGGCATGTATTGACCTCAAAATCaaacttgttgcagatgacacacATGCACAGGTTGCAAAAGCCATTCCTGCTAGCACACACATTGCATCTGCACTCCTCAGCAGGGAGAGCACTCTGGCAAGCAATGTTCCGGCACCTCTTGTACAAGAAGACCTCCACCAAGCGATTGTGTGGAATGGTAACGCTGGGGTGCAGAAAGGCCTGTATCCCAGTATTGATTGCAACAAGGATCTCAAGCTGCACATGGTGTGCCACTGAAAGCATGGATGGTGTCAAATCATCCCTGTCCTGGACAAGCTTCTGCAAGTACAAGAACTCCTCGATGTGGTGAGAACCTCCAGTGCCCTCCAGAATTGACCTGAGCTCATTCTTGACCTCCTCCAGGTGCTCCTCTGGCATCACCTTCATCTTCTCAGCGACCAGATCAACCCTCTCCCGTGCAACCTCCCGCAGAAGCATCCCACCCACACGGGAGGAGGGTCCGCGGATAACCTGCAGCTTGGATACACCATTTgccacctccttctccttctctgccGCCTTACTCACGACACCACTGGCAGTTACCCCACCATTGCACTGGTTTGGCTCAGCAGGCCATGTGTCCTTGGAACTGGCGCTCTCAGTGGCAGAGTCATGGCCTGGGTCCGAGTTTGAACCAGGCTCCTGCATGTCAGGCGAGCCAACCTGCTCCGAAGAGGCCAGCGAGAGCGAGGTCTGCAACCCTGAGGGGCGCGGACCATGCCTCGGAGGCAACATCCCCTGGGTCGGAGGAGGTTGCTGATGGAAATTCGCGCCAGAAGAGGTCCCCATCTTTCACAATCCcaagctgcaagcctgcaacctTAACCTACAAGGAGCAACAGGTTCCGTCAGTTTTCAAAGGTGTGGTGATTGACAGATAAGATCCATCAAGCTGCTAAGTGCTAACTAAATCATGAAACAATGAAATTGCCCTTGTCCCAGC encodes:
- the LOC136477867 gene encoding OBERON-like protein encodes the protein MGTSSGANFHQQPPPTQGMLPPRHGPRPSGLQTSLSLASSEQVGSPDMQEPGSNSDPGHDSATESASSKDTWPAEPNQCNGGVTASGVVSKAAEKEKEVANGVSKLQVIRGPSSRVGGMLLREVARERVDLVAEKMKVMPEEHLEEVKNELRSILEGTGGSHHIEEFLYLQKLVQDRDDLTPSMLSVAHHVQLEILVAINTGIQAFLHPSVTIPHNRLVEVFLYKRCRNIACQSALPAEECRCNVCASRNGFCNLCMCVICNKFDFEVNTCRWIGCDFCSHWTHTDCAIHNGQIGMGQSVKSSIGHAEMLFRCRACQRTSELLGWVKDVFQQCAPGWDRDALLRELEFVCKIFRLSEDAKGRVLFRKCLDLIERLRNAPADSINPRMILQALQELEMDSSKISENEDVGHLITPQEACNRIAEVVQEAVRKMELVAEEKMRLYKKARLAVEACDRELEEKVREAQELKAARLRKKQQVEELESIVRLKQAEAEMFQLKANEARQEAERLQSIALTKSKTADQDYASMYLKWRLEEAEAEKQSLFEKIKLQDNQRPAVGVGSSSGAGGDSAQTMMLSKIQDLLKNVRSMPPKSEGH